In Cytobacillus oceanisediminis, the following proteins share a genomic window:
- the glyA gene encoding serine hydroxymethyltransferase → MKHLAQQDEQVFKSIQEELGRQRSKIELIASENFVSEAVMEAQGSVLTNKYAEGYPGRRYYGGCEHVDVVEDLARDRAKEIFGAEHVNVQPHSGAQANMAVYFTVLEQGDTVLGMNLSHGGHLTHGSPVNFSGVQYNFVEYGVDKETHRINYDDVLEKARQHKPKLIVAGASAYPREIDFKRFREIADEVGAMLMVDMAHIAGLVAAGLHQNPVPFADFVTTTTHKTLRGPRGGMILCKEEYAKKIDKSIFPGIQGGPLMHVIAAKAVAFGEALQEEFKTYAGNIISNAKKLAEALQAEGIDLVSAGTDNHLLLVDLRSLGLTGKVAEKVLDEVGITVNKNTIPFDPESPFVTSGIRIGTAAVTSRGFGEKEMQEIASIIAFTLKNHEDEGKLQEAAQRVEALTGSFTLYPEY, encoded by the coding sequence ATGAAGCATTTAGCACAGCAGGATGAGCAGGTTTTCAAGTCGATTCAGGAAGAATTAGGACGCCAGAGATCAAAGATTGAATTAATCGCTTCTGAAAACTTTGTCAGTGAAGCGGTAATGGAAGCACAGGGTTCTGTTTTAACAAACAAGTATGCTGAAGGCTATCCAGGCCGACGCTATTATGGCGGATGTGAACATGTGGATGTAGTCGAAGATTTAGCCCGTGATCGTGCGAAAGAAATTTTCGGAGCAGAGCATGTGAACGTGCAGCCGCATTCAGGAGCACAGGCAAATATGGCTGTATACTTCACTGTCCTGGAGCAGGGAGACACTGTTCTTGGCATGAATCTATCCCATGGCGGACATTTAACTCACGGCAGCCCTGTTAACTTTAGCGGCGTGCAGTACAATTTCGTCGAATATGGCGTGGATAAAGAAACACATCGCATCAATTATGATGATGTGCTTGAAAAGGCCCGTCAGCATAAGCCGAAACTAATTGTAGCGGGTGCAAGCGCCTATCCGCGTGAAATTGACTTCAAACGTTTCCGTGAAATTGCCGATGAAGTCGGTGCCATGCTGATGGTTGATATGGCTCATATTGCAGGCCTTGTGGCTGCTGGGCTTCATCAGAATCCGGTTCCGTTCGCGGACTTTGTTACAACTACTACGCACAAGACATTGCGCGGACCGCGCGGCGGCATGATCCTCTGCAAAGAAGAATATGCGAAGAAAATTGATAAATCCATTTTCCCTGGAATCCAGGGCGGTCCTTTAATGCACGTTATTGCGGCAAAAGCGGTTGCCTTCGGCGAAGCGCTTCAGGAAGAATTCAAAACATATGCAGGCAATATTATTTCTAATGCCAAAAAGCTGGCTGAAGCATTGCAGGCTGAAGGAATTGACCTTGTATCTGCAGGCACAGACAACCACTTGCTGTTAGTTGACCTCCGTTCCCTTGGCTTAACAGGGAAAGTAGCTGAGAAAGTACTTGATGAGGTCGGCATTACAGTCAACAAAAACACGATTCCTTTCGATCCGGAAAGCCCATTCGTGACAAGCGGCATCCGCATCGGTACAGCGGCCGTTACGTCCCGCGGATTTGGCGAAAAAGAAATGCAGGAAATTGCATCCATCATTGCCTTCACACTTAAAAATCATGAAGATGAAGGGAAGCTTCAAGAAGCGGCTCAGCGCGTCGAAGCCTTAACAGGCAGCTTCACTTTATACCCTGAATATTAA
- a CDS encoding ATP synthase subunit I has protein sequence MPEIKVTFQRQRKYIFLLLSVYVLGWGFTPYQSIFLGLIFGTSLSLFNLWLISRKALQFGEAVERGEKVRSLGTVSRMATAVFAVMIALEYPDKLHLISVVFGLMTSYIVIMIDYFLQSFQLRK, from the coding sequence ATGCCGGAAATCAAAGTAACTTTTCAAAGACAGCGAAAATACATATTCCTTTTGTTGTCTGTATACGTTCTCGGCTGGGGTTTTACACCATATCAATCTATTTTTCTGGGCTTGATCTTTGGTACAAGCCTGAGTCTGTTCAATCTGTGGCTGATATCACGAAAGGCGCTGCAGTTTGGAGAGGCAGTCGAGAGAGGCGAGAAGGTGCGTTCACTTGGAACGGTATCCAGAATGGCTACAGCAGTTTTTGCTGTCATGATCGCTCTGGAATATCCTGATAAGCTGCATCTGATCAGTGTGGTATTTGGATTAATGACATCCTATATTGTCATTATGATAGATTATTTTCTTCAATCTTTTCAATTACGTAAATAG
- a CDS encoding S8 family serine peptidase, giving the protein MKKFLLIITVIFLYLSQAPVSARTLSHPPIPKESTDIEKVAIVVLKDAKNEQEIKKMIDHNPDLQIRHTFNQALNGFSVKGKQSALESLQKIESVSSVSQVNTYHVHSDDNIKLIGGINARGYYDRDNQRLTGKGVKVGVIDTGIDYNHPDLRRSYGGGRDLVDNDKDPMETKAAGGQGTLHGTHVAGIIAANGRIQGVAPEATIIAYRALGPGGSGTTEQVIAAIEQAIKDKVDVLNLSLGNNVNGPDLPISMALNKAVEKGITAVTSSGNSGPNIWTVGSPGTASKAISVGASTPTMKVPFLSIGGREIRLDLLQGSKDWEFDRSYEMIDGGLGHPEELKNAEGKMVLVERGELTFTDKAVYAMEAGAEGIIIFNNTKGRFFGNLDSGVPIPVAALSKEEGEELKKLINEGRLLARTNIIEERDILADFSSRGPVTSTWEIKPDVVAPGVAINSTIPGGYLPLQGTSMAAPHVAGACAILKQAHPEWGPEQIKAALMNTAKLLMNTEGQTYRTYEQGAGRIQLDQALRAETLVLPASLQFGKFQIADRLHEHSSFITVENISEKTQTYSFSVPYKEQGINWEMPMAFQLKPGEKKKAEIKMSADPTLLKKKIHDGYLLMKAGAETIWIPYLYVLEEPDYPRVMGFGLGKGDKPGTYRYEVYLPGGAEEFGIAMFDSESLRFMGFLDWKRNAGKGQLLQEIPANKLPGPGLYLAKVFAKKAGKEDWIETYLFVRPDGQLGDPEPSANKKSTLSR; this is encoded by the coding sequence ATGAAAAAATTCTTGCTGATCATAACAGTAATATTCTTGTATTTGAGCCAAGCTCCTGTTTCTGCCCGGACACTTTCACACCCTCCTATTCCGAAAGAGTCAACTGATATAGAAAAAGTGGCTATCGTAGTACTAAAAGATGCGAAGAATGAACAGGAAATTAAAAAAATGATAGACCACAATCCTGATCTGCAAATTAGGCATACATTCAATCAAGCATTAAACGGCTTTTCAGTTAAAGGAAAGCAATCTGCATTGGAAAGCCTGCAAAAGATAGAGTCAGTATCTTCTGTTTCACAGGTTAATACCTATCATGTTCATTCCGATGACAATATCAAGCTGATTGGCGGCATTAATGCCAGAGGCTATTATGACAGAGATAATCAGCGCCTAACAGGCAAGGGTGTGAAAGTAGGCGTAATTGATACCGGCATCGATTATAATCATCCGGACTTACGAAGGAGCTATGGCGGCGGACGTGATCTGGTGGATAATGATAAGGATCCGATGGAGACAAAGGCTGCCGGGGGACAAGGCACACTGCATGGCACTCACGTCGCGGGAATCATTGCAGCAAATGGCAGAATTCAAGGGGTCGCGCCCGAAGCAACCATCATCGCATACAGGGCTCTTGGACCAGGCGGCAGTGGAACAACAGAACAGGTGATAGCGGCCATTGAACAGGCAATAAAGGATAAAGTTGATGTGTTAAACCTTTCCTTGGGAAATAACGTAAACGGACCTGACCTTCCGATAAGCATGGCCCTGAATAAAGCAGTTGAAAAGGGAATAACGGCAGTCACTTCATCAGGCAATTCGGGCCCGAATATTTGGACGGTCGGATCACCGGGCACAGCGTCGAAGGCCATTTCTGTAGGAGCCTCTACACCAACAATGAAGGTGCCATTTTTGAGCATAGGCGGGCGGGAAATTCGTCTTGATTTGCTGCAGGGTTCAAAGGATTGGGAATTTGACCGATCCTATGAAATGATCGATGGAGGACTTGGTCATCCTGAAGAATTGAAGAATGCCGAAGGAAAAATGGTATTAGTGGAAAGAGGTGAACTAACGTTTACTGATAAGGCAGTCTATGCAATGGAAGCAGGAGCAGAGGGAATCATTATTTTTAATAATACAAAAGGCAGGTTCTTTGGCAATCTGGACAGTGGAGTTCCAATTCCGGTTGCGGCGTTATCAAAGGAAGAAGGAGAGGAGCTCAAGAAGCTTATTAATGAAGGAAGACTCCTTGCCCGGACTAATATAATAGAAGAAAGGGATATCCTGGCTGACTTTAGCTCCCGCGGGCCCGTTACCTCCACATGGGAAATCAAACCAGATGTTGTGGCACCTGGAGTCGCAATAAATAGCACCATTCCTGGCGGTTACCTGCCGCTGCAGGGTACAAGCATGGCCGCTCCGCATGTCGCAGGAGCCTGTGCCATCCTGAAGCAGGCTCATCCCGAATGGGGGCCGGAACAGATTAAGGCAGCACTTATGAATACCGCTAAGCTTCTTATGAATACAGAAGGACAAACATATAGAACTTATGAGCAGGGAGCAGGCAGAATCCAGCTTGATCAAGCGCTGAGAGCAGAAACGCTTGTCCTCCCGGCTTCACTTCAGTTTGGGAAATTTCAGATCGCGGACAGGCTGCATGAACACAGCAGTTTTATAACGGTTGAAAATATAAGTGAAAAAACACAGACCTATTCCTTTTCCGTACCCTATAAAGAACAAGGCATCAATTGGGAAATGCCTATGGCGTTTCAACTGAAACCGGGTGAAAAGAAAAAGGCGGAAATCAAAATGTCTGCAGACCCTACTCTTTTAAAGAAAAAAATCCATGATGGGTACTTGCTGATGAAGGCAGGTGCCGAAACTATCTGGATTCCATATCTGTATGTGCTTGAGGAGCCGGATTATCCAAGGGTGATGGGATTCGGACTGGGCAAAGGAGATAAGCCGGGCACGTATCGCTATGAAGTGTATCTTCCTGGCGGGGCAGAAGAGTTCGGAATTGCCATGTTTGATTCGGAAAGCCTCCGGTTCATGGGATTTCTGGACTGGAAAAGAAATGCTGGCAAAGGACAGCTGCTGCAGGAAATTCCTGCAAATAAGCTTCCAGGGCCAGGGCTGTACCTTGCAAAGGTATTTGCCAAAAAAGCCGGCAAGGAAGATTGGATTGAAACTTATTTATTTGTGAGGCCGGATGGGCAGCTTGGGGACCCGGAACCTTCGGCAAATAAGAAGAGCACACTCAGTAGGTGA
- a CDS encoding low molecular weight protein arginine phosphatase — protein MTKVLFVCTGNTCRSPMAEAILKSKSLPGVEVKSAGVFAADGSEASAHTKSVLEEHGILLQHQSSSMSEDLIDWATYILTMTAGHKNTVLSMFPEAGGKIFTLKEFAGAAGDIIDPYGGPVEIYRNTFKDLTKAIEQILDRVKRPD, from the coding sequence GTGACAAAAGTATTATTTGTATGTACAGGAAATACTTGCAGAAGCCCGATGGCAGAAGCCATTTTAAAAAGCAAATCGCTCCCGGGTGTAGAAGTGAAATCGGCTGGAGTATTTGCAGCAGACGGCAGCGAGGCGTCCGCGCATACAAAAAGTGTGCTGGAGGAGCATGGGATTCTGCTGCAGCATCAGTCTTCCAGCATGAGTGAAGATTTAATTGACTGGGCGACCTATATTTTAACAATGACAGCCGGCCACAAAAATACCGTTCTGTCCATGTTTCCTGAAGCAGGGGGCAAAATCTTCACACTAAAAGAGTTTGCCGGAGCCGCGGGAGATATTATCGATCCATATGGGGGGCCGGTTGAGATATATAGAAATACATTTAAAGATCTGACAAAAGCGATTGAACAAATTTTGGATCGCGTAAAGAGACCAGATTAA
- a CDS encoding methyl-accepting chemotaxis protein: MGEKKGYKFGLRKKLVLFITSLAIITYTTSAVFLYFLFPGIEEMLPFGEGVFTILTLGMGIFWSGVLAFFAAGFIIKPLQKLEKTALMAANGDIGQDAELSNSDDEIRSLGIAFNHMLFNLRDMVHKIDENFRETNEKVIAMSSESSAAAEQADAIARTISEISQGADSSAVSIQSTAESMEDVLRIAQEVQDTAKASQNVSGEMVQDLMESKKVIHSLISGIEKLAHDNEESLQTVKRLEQNAVKVEQIIQLVGDIAAQTNLLALNASIEAARAGDHGKGFAVVAEEVRKLADESAQAVQGISELIKNIQEEVRNVVTQISYQVETANNEVKKGTKTNEVIEEMAKVVNEMAASVSAISGLVDNQMEGIQLTSTQSQEVAAIAEETSAGAQEVSAATQHQTAVIGNVEKLAIELKEQAEKLNSTITKFKL, encoded by the coding sequence ATGGGGGAGAAAAAGGGCTATAAGTTTGGCCTTAGGAAAAAGCTCGTATTATTTATCACATCGCTGGCCATCATTACATACACAACAAGTGCTGTATTTCTTTACTTTTTATTTCCTGGCATTGAAGAGATGCTTCCATTTGGAGAGGGTGTTTTTACTATTTTAACCTTAGGAATGGGTATTTTTTGGTCAGGTGTTCTTGCCTTTTTTGCTGCAGGTTTCATTATCAAACCTTTACAGAAACTTGAAAAAACAGCACTCATGGCTGCCAATGGCGATATCGGCCAGGACGCAGAGCTTTCCAACTCGGATGATGAAATCCGTTCATTGGGCATTGCATTCAACCATATGCTTTTCAATTTAAGGGATATGGTCCATAAAATTGACGAGAACTTTAGAGAAACGAATGAAAAAGTAATTGCGATGTCTTCCGAGTCTTCGGCAGCTGCAGAGCAGGCAGATGCGATTGCCAGAACCATCAGCGAGATTTCCCAGGGAGCAGATAGTTCTGCGGTTTCCATTCAATCAACAGCTGAATCAATGGAAGATGTCCTGCGAATTGCTCAGGAAGTCCAGGATACAGCAAAAGCATCACAAAATGTTTCCGGCGAAATGGTTCAGGACCTGATGGAATCAAAGAAAGTGATCCATTCACTTATTTCAGGTATAGAAAAACTGGCCCACGATAATGAGGAATCACTGCAGACAGTGAAGCGTCTTGAGCAAAATGCCGTGAAAGTGGAGCAGATTATTCAGCTTGTCGGTGACATTGCAGCGCAGACTAACCTTCTTGCTTTAAATGCTTCCATTGAAGCAGCGCGTGCGGGGGACCATGGCAAAGGATTTGCCGTAGTCGCTGAAGAAGTCCGTAAACTTGCAGATGAAAGTGCGCAGGCAGTCCAGGGCATCTCAGAATTGATAAAAAACATTCAGGAAGAGGTCCGCAATGTTGTCACGCAAATCTCTTACCAAGTGGAGACTGCTAATAATGAAGTGAAAAAAGGGACGAAAACAAACGAAGTGATTGAGGAAATGGCGAAAGTGGTCAATGAAATGGCTGCATCCGTGTCTGCCATTTCAGGCCTGGTTGATAACCAGATGGAGGGAATACAGCTTACATCCACACAATCCCAGGAAGTTGCGGCAATTGCTGAAGAAACGTCAGCAGGCGCACAGGAGGTTTCAGCAGCCACTCAGCACCAGACCGCTGTGATTGGCAATGTCGAAAAACTGGCCATCGAGCTTAAAGAACAGGCAGAAAAATTAAATAGCACAATTACTAAATTTAAACTATAA
- the upp gene encoding uracil phosphoribosyltransferase — protein MAKVYVFDHPLIQHKLTYIREKSTGTKEFRELVDEVATLMAFEITRDMPLEEITIETPVSTMKSNVLAGKKIGIIPILRAGIGMVDGILKLIPAAKVGHIGLYRDPETLQPVEYYVKLPSDVEERDFIVVDPMLATGGSAIEAIHSLKKRGGKNIKFMCLIAAPEGVEAVQEAHPDVDIYIAALDEKLNEKGYIVPGLGDAGDRLFGTK, from the coding sequence ATGGCAAAGGTTTACGTTTTTGATCATCCATTAATTCAGCATAAGCTTACATACATTCGTGAAAAAAGTACGGGCACAAAGGAATTCCGTGAGCTTGTCGATGAAGTGGCAACACTTATGGCATTCGAAATCACCCGTGATATGCCTTTAGAAGAAATTACAATTGAAACACCGGTCAGCACGATGAAGTCCAACGTACTAGCAGGTAAGAAGATAGGAATTATCCCTATTCTGCGTGCGGGAATTGGAATGGTTGACGGCATCCTGAAGCTGATTCCAGCTGCAAAAGTGGGCCATATCGGTTTATACCGCGACCCGGAAACACTGCAGCCGGTTGAATACTATGTAAAACTTCCTAGTGATGTGGAAGAAAGAGATTTCATCGTGGTTGACCCAATGCTTGCAACTGGCGGTTCCGCAATTGAAGCCATTCACTCTCTTAAAAAGCGCGGAGGCAAAAATATTAAATTCATGTGCCTGATTGCCGCTCCTGAAGGGGTAGAAGCTGTACAAGAAGCTCACCCTGACGTTGATATCTATATCGCAGCATTAGACGAAAAATTGAACGAAAAAGGCTATATTGTCCCTGGTCTCGGCGATGCAGGCGACCGTTTATTCGGAACGAAATAA
- a CDS encoding TIGR01440 family protein yields the protein MIEQWKKELDTIIREFCEQVPLSEKHILVVGCSTSEVAGKRIGTAGTEQVAEMIFELLDKLRQDTGVALAFQCCEHLNRALVVERAVAEAKNLDEVTVIPHRTAGGAMATYAYEHFKDPVMVEFIEADAGIDIGDTLIGMHLKHVAVPIRTSQKSVGEAHVTMAKTRPKLIGGARAIYERNSDNTSCR from the coding sequence TTGATTGAACAATGGAAAAAAGAACTGGATACAATCATTCGTGAATTTTGCGAACAAGTTCCTTTAAGTGAAAAGCATATTCTTGTAGTGGGCTGCAGCACAAGTGAAGTAGCCGGGAAAAGAATAGGCACAGCCGGAACGGAACAAGTGGCTGAAATGATTTTTGAGCTTCTGGACAAGCTTCGCCAGGATACCGGGGTAGCTCTGGCCTTTCAATGCTGCGAACATTTGAACAGAGCACTCGTAGTAGAGAGGGCTGTTGCCGAGGCAAAAAATCTGGATGAAGTGACAGTCATCCCTCACCGCACGGCCGGCGGCGCGATGGCAACATATGCCTATGAACACTTCAAAGACCCCGTCATGGTGGAGTTTATCGAGGCAGATGCCGGCATCGATATCGGCGACACACTGATCGGCATGCATCTGAAACATGTAGCCGTTCCGATCAGGACCTCTCAAAAATCAGTCGGCGAGGCGCACGTCACCATGGCCAAAACCAGGCCGAAGCTAATTGGCGGGGCCCGGGCGATCTATGAACGAAACTCTGATAACACATCGTGCAGGTAA
- the rpiB gene encoding ribose 5-phosphate isomerase B: MKIAIASDHGGLNLREEIKSLMDEMGIEYEDFGCECETSVDYPDYALPVAEKVAGGEFDKGILICGTGIGMSISANKVKGIRCALVHDVFSAKATREHNDSNILAMGERVIGPGLAREIAKVWLSTDFEGGRHENRVGKITAYETK; the protein is encoded by the coding sequence ATGAAAATTGCAATTGCATCAGACCATGGCGGACTTAATCTCCGCGAAGAAATTAAAAGCCTAATGGATGAAATGGGCATTGAATATGAAGATTTCGGCTGTGAATGTGAAACTTCAGTAGATTATCCGGATTATGCATTGCCTGTTGCTGAAAAGGTAGCGGGTGGCGAATTCGACAAAGGCATTCTGATCTGCGGGACTGGGATTGGCATGAGCATCTCTGCCAACAAAGTAAAGGGAATCCGCTGTGCGCTTGTGCATGATGTATTCAGTGCAAAAGCAACCCGTGAACATAATGACAGCAACATCCTCGCTATGGGAGAACGAGTGATTGGCCCTGGCCTGGCTCGTGAAATTGCAAAAGTATGGCTTTCAACGGATTTTGAAGGCGGCCGACATGAAAACCGTGTAGGAAAGATTACTGCTTACGAAACGAAGTGA
- the wecB gene encoding non-hydrolyzing UDP-N-acetylglucosamine 2-epimerase — MFSSIKVMTIFGTRPEAIKMAPLVLELQKHPEHFESIVTVTAQHREMLDQVLNIFKVTPDFDLNIMKDRQTLVDVTTRGLEGLDKIMKEVKPDIVLVHGDTTTTFIASLAAFYNQIVFGHVEAGLRTWNKYSPFPEEMNRQLTGVMADLHFSPTSKSAENLLKENKKNDSIFITGNTAIDALKTTVKDTYHHEVLEKIGDDRLVLLTAHRRENLGEPMRNIFKAIKRLVEEQKDIQVVYPVHLNPAVREIASEILGSDSRIHLIEPLDVIDFHNFASRAHLILTDSGGVQEEAPSLGVPVLVLRDTTERPEGIEAGTLKLAGIEEQPIYELATELLTNRAAYEKMAKAVNPYGDGNASRRICEAIRYYFQQTNDRPEEYKPQN, encoded by the coding sequence ATGTTTTCCTCAATAAAAGTTATGACGATTTTCGGAACAAGGCCGGAAGCCATTAAAATGGCGCCACTTGTTCTTGAACTTCAAAAACACCCTGAGCATTTTGAATCGATTGTGACCGTAACGGCACAGCATCGCGAAATGCTGGATCAAGTATTAAATATTTTTAAGGTCACACCAGATTTTGACCTGAATATCATGAAAGACCGCCAGACACTGGTGGATGTGACAACACGGGGACTTGAAGGCCTTGATAAAATTATGAAGGAAGTAAAGCCGGATATCGTGCTTGTTCATGGAGATACCACTACAACGTTTATTGCAAGCCTTGCCGCTTTCTATAACCAGATTGTATTCGGTCATGTAGAGGCGGGACTGCGCACATGGAATAAATACTCCCCATTCCCTGAGGAAATGAACCGCCAGCTTACAGGTGTCATGGCCGATCTGCATTTCTCGCCAACATCGAAGTCAGCGGAAAATCTCTTAAAAGAAAATAAAAAGAACGATAGTATTTTCATCACTGGAAACACGGCAATCGATGCACTTAAAACGACTGTTAAAGACACGTATCACCATGAAGTCCTTGAGAAGATCGGCGATGATCGCCTTGTGCTTCTGACTGCACACCGCCGTGAAAACCTGGGCGAGCCGATGCGGAATATTTTCAAGGCTATTAAAAGACTGGTTGAAGAACAGAAAGATATCCAAGTCGTATATCCAGTTCACCTGAACCCGGCTGTACGGGAAATTGCATCAGAAATCCTTGGCAGCGATAGCCGGATTCATTTGATTGAACCGCTTGACGTCATTGATTTCCATAACTTTGCTTCAAGAGCTCATCTGATTCTGACAGATTCGGGTGGAGTCCAGGAAGAAGCACCATCCCTTGGTGTGCCTGTACTTGTCCTCCGTGATACAACGGAAAGGCCAGAAGGAATTGAAGCAGGGACCCTTAAGCTTGCCGGCATTGAGGAACAGCCAATTTACGAACTGGCAACTGAACTTCTGACTAACCGGGCAGCTTATGAAAAAATGGCAAAAGCCGTAAATCCATATGGAGACGGAAATGCCTCCAGGAGAATTTGCGAAGCGATCCGCTACTATTTTCAACAGACGAATGATCGTCCGGAAGAATATAAACCGCAAAACTAA
- a CDS encoding AtpZ/AtpI family protein — MRQKDRNPFKAMALMSAILSQLVGSTLIGIFAGRWFDSKAGTEPLFLLIGLFIGLGAGIYAMLRLIQHFFTGE; from the coding sequence ATGCGTCAAAAAGACCGCAACCCATTTAAGGCGATGGCCTTAATGTCCGCCATTCTTTCTCAGTTAGTAGGTTCCACGCTCATTGGCATTTTCGCCGGAAGGTGGTTTGACAGCAAGGCAGGAACAGAGCCGTTATTCCTATTAATCGGCTTGTTCATTGGACTGGGCGCCGGGATATACGCCATGCTTCGCTTAATCCAACATTTCTTCACAGGAGAATGA
- a CDS encoding manganese efflux pump MntP encodes MSAMIGEILTLALMAFALGMDAFSVGLGMGMYKLRLRQIAKIGITIGLFHVWMPLLGMIAGRFLSNTFGAIAGYAGGGLLLLLGVQMIWSSFRDDEDSLITPVGLGLLIFALSVSLDSFSVGLSLGIYGAKTLLVLVFFGAGATILTWAGLLTGRKVQSWIGSYSEALGGAILLAFGVKLLFL; translated from the coding sequence ATGTCTGCAATGATCGGAGAAATTTTAACACTGGCTCTAATGGCATTCGCATTGGGGATGGATGCCTTTTCGGTAGGTCTTGGCATGGGGATGTACAAACTCCGCCTCAGACAAATAGCTAAAATCGGCATCACCATTGGCCTTTTCCATGTATGGATGCCTTTATTGGGAATGATAGCAGGCCGATTTCTTTCAAATACATTCGGAGCCATTGCCGGTTATGCAGGCGGGGGATTGCTCCTTTTATTAGGTGTGCAGATGATTTGGTCAAGCTTCAGGGATGATGAAGACAGCTTAATCACGCCAGTGGGCTTAGGGCTGCTGATCTTTGCCTTGAGCGTCAGCCTTGATAGTTTTTCAGTAGGCCTCAGCCTGGGAATCTACGGAGCCAAAACATTGCTTGTACTCGTGTTCTTCGGAGCCGGGGCGACCATCCTCACTTGGGCCGGCCTCCTCACCGGCAGAAAAGTCCAAAGCTGGATCGGCTCCTACAGCGAGGCTCTAGGCGGTGCCATCCTCCTTGCTTTCGGGGTAAAACTCTTATTTTTATAG
- a CDS encoding serine hydrolase, which translates to MKRLKLLLIVLALSLSSAVFSGNMVNAEERSGQKLSHAHPKKAGFDPEKLKGIDKAITNAIEDGVTPGAVVLVAKDGKIVKEESYGYAQKYDMGELLSNPRKMKKKTIFDLASVTKVMGTTQGIMKLVSDGELSVNDKVSEYIPEFAQHGKEDITVADLLTHTSGLTPWKPTYLYADNSEEVLNYINQLPLEYPTGTDRRYSDFSFMMLGFLIEEISGQKLDKFLEENIYKPLKMHDTMFAPPEHFKQNIAATSWGNPYEYKMIDDPNFGYYVEESPDMFKYWRNYTLVGEVNDGNSFYGNKGIAGHAGLFSTARDLAVLGQTMLNGGTYGKTQMYEKEVIDAFTSPKRFGQGYGWELNKSWYMGDQYSDKTFGHTGFTGTQVIIDPEENLQIILLTNKQNNGPLPSGSYRSTGALSKEVANIVYESLN; encoded by the coding sequence TTGAAAAGGTTAAAGTTATTGTTAATAGTATTGGCATTATCCTTAAGTTCTGCAGTATTTTCTGGAAATATGGTGAATGCCGAAGAACGGTCTGGACAGAAATTAAGTCATGCCCATCCGAAAAAAGCTGGCTTTGATCCTGAAAAATTGAAGGGTATTGATAAAGCCATTACGAATGCCATTGAGGATGGTGTTACACCCGGTGCAGTGGTTCTCGTGGCCAAGGATGGAAAGATTGTCAAAGAGGAATCGTATGGATATGCACAAAAATACGATATGGGGGAATTGCTCAGTAATCCCCGAAAAATGAAAAAGAAAACAATCTTCGATCTTGCTTCAGTTACGAAGGTGATGGGAACAACTCAGGGTATTATGAAACTTGTTAGTGACGGTGAACTTTCAGTCAATGACAAGGTATCTGAATATATACCTGAGTTTGCTCAGCATGGAAAAGAAGATATTACAGTAGCTGACTTGCTGACACACACCTCAGGATTGACTCCTTGGAAGCCGACATACCTATATGCTGATAATTCGGAAGAGGTACTGAATTATATAAACCAGCTGCCCCTTGAATACCCGACTGGCACTGACAGAAGATATAGCGATTTTAGCTTTATGATGCTGGGTTTTTTAATTGAAGAGATAAGTGGACAAAAATTGGATAAGTTCTTAGAAGAAAATATTTATAAACCGTTAAAAATGCATGATACGATGTTTGCTCCTCCTGAACATTTCAAGCAAAATATTGCGGCTACTTCCTGGGGAAATCCTTATGAATATAAAATGATTGATGACCCTAATTTCGGGTACTATGTTGAAGAAAGCCCGGATATGTTTAAATACTGGAGAAATTACACCTTAGTTGGAGAAGTTAATGATGGGAATAGCTTCTATGGCAATAAAGGAATAGCAGGCCATGCCGGTTTATTTTCAACAGCAAGGGACCTTGCCGTATTGGGCCAGACCATGTTAAATGGCGGAACTTATGGAAAAACCCAAATGTATGAAAAAGAAGTGATTGATGCCTTTACCTCTCCTAAGCGCTTTGGCCAGGGGTATGGCTGGGAGTTGAATAAAAGCTGGTACATGGGAGATCAGTATTCTGACAAAACCTTTGGCCATACTGGTTTTACTGGAACACAGGTTATTATTGATCCAGAGGAAAACCTTCAGATTATCCTGCTAACGAACAAACAAAACAATGGCCCTTTACCAAGCGGATCATACCGCAGCACAGGCGCTCTTTCTAAAGAAGTAGCTAATATTGTTTATGAATCCTTGAACTAG